The genomic region CCACTTCTCCGCAGGTTAATATAAAGTACTGAATGACCTGCCAGGCAATGTGGACACTGTTTGGTCCAAAATCCTGGATTGCTATAATGTTCTCGGCACACTGCACACACATTCAGACAAAGTTATTTGTGATTTCCACTTTTGAGAAGGACAAAAAACTTATCACTAGATTTGCTTACTAGCTGCTATGTCTAGACGGTGGTTTGCttgtttttcaagtttttttagTAGCAGAAACCAAAAGTGTTGCtatattaaaaactttttttagagcgaccctattttttttttataaattgtcgCAACCCATTTATCGCGATCTCAGAAATGCTGCTATAATGAATGAATCTCTCTCTACGCAGTACAATTAATCTGTTATTTACATTGCGTCTATGCTTTGTTTAATATAATGAGAGGATTCGCAAGGACTGTGAGTTGATTCTGACTAACTGTAATGCCTCGATTGGTCGTTGCGTTCCAGAAATTAATAGATAGCCACAATGCTCACCACTACTAAAACAGTGTGCAAATACAAATAGGCTACACAGTGGCTGCTTACTTTCGTTTTGTTGCTtatgtttatttagttattaaagtTAAGTTTGCCAGTTCCCGATTCCTTCTTGAACTTTGTTACAtacatacagtgaggtcaataagtatttgatcaccctgtgattttgcaagttcttttACTTAGAAATCaaggaggggtctacaattttcagcataggtgcatttccactgtgagagacagaatctaaaaataaaaatctggaaatcacattgtatgatttttttaacaatttatttgtgaattactgtgtcaaataagtattcgATCACTTGcgtcaaattttttttaatatttggtacagaagcctttgttaacaattacagaggtcctgttctagagaagatctgtatggaggagtgggccaaaatccctcctgcagtgtgtgcaaacctggtgaagaactacaggacctctgtaattgttaacaagggcttctgtaccaaatatttaaaaaatttgacacaagtgatcaaatacttatttgacacagtaattcacaaataaattgttaaaaaaatcatacaatgtgatttccggatttttatttttagattctgtctctcacagtggaaatgcacataTGCtaaaaattgtagacccctccatgatttctaagtaagagaacttgcaaaatcacagggtgatcaaatacttattgaccttactgtatatacattttcctTCATATATACAAATCTTCTCTTTTTAAGACCCAgggtttgaaaaccactgctctAGAGGGCCTCAGCAAACTTGGCTACAggattatttaaagggatagttcaccctaaaatataaattctgtcattaatttctcaccctcatgccattcccaACCTGTGAGATttttgctcatcttcagaacacaaatgaagatatttttgataaaatccaagagctttctgaccctgcatagacagcaatgcaactgacatgttcaaggcccagaaaggtagtaaggacattgttaaaatagtccatgaaatattttaatgacatcagtagttcaaccttatatgaagccacaagaatactttttgtgcctaAAGAAAACAAAATTCTAGCAAAATTCAAAATGCATGCATGGTAATGTGGTGAACacacgtcgaagactgacacagaagagaggaaatgttgaataaagttgtttgcgcacaaaaagtattctcattttATCATTGTCTTTACTacctgtgttgctgtctatgcagagtcagaaagctcttggatttcatcgaaaatatcttaatttgtgttctgaagatgagcaaacATCTTACAGGTTGggaacgacatgtgggtgagaaatgaatgacagaatttttattttagggtgAGCTATCCTTTTAAATAATCCTGTAGCCAAGTTTGCTAGCCCTCTAGAGGGCCCAGGCACCTGCTTGATAACTACTGGTGTAAAGGGAAGATGTCTTCTGTGGTCCACAAAAGATGATTGTCTACACAATGAAACACTGTTTCTAGTACTGTTTTGGACCCCCTTGACATTCATTATATAGCtaaaaatagaaacaaaatatcttcttttgagttaggaattaaatgtgaccctagaccacaaaaccagtcataaaaagTCAATTTTTTCAAACTAAGCTGAATGTATTGAGATTCACGCATCTGAATgttgaataaatacgctttccattcatgtatggtttgttaggctaGGACAATGTTTAGCTGAGATACAAAAGGTAaagcaaatgaagttcttagcaatgcatatcactaatcaaaaattaagttttgataggaaatttacagaatatcttcatggaacatgatgtttacttaagatcctaatgttttttggcataaaagaaaaatcaatcattttgaacaatccaatgttttgttggctattgctaccaatATGAAAAATGATTATAGTACTATAAAGGGTTAATAATATAATCTGTGACTGTTAAAAAAGACTTACCGATTCTCCAAATTTAAAGGTGCTTGGGATCAGGACTGTGTAGGAGCTTCCAAAGCCCAGCTGCTCCATGATGAAGTGGCACTTCTGTCCTCCTATATCCACAATTGTAAAGTTGGCTCTGGGAAGGGGGATATCAAATCAGTGTAGAAAAGCAGCCTAGCAATGGGTTTACACTGTATTTTCATCAACTGTATGTCAGCTAGCATGTATATGTATAACTGTAATACATGGTACATGAAACACAACACATACTTGCCGTGGGAAACATTGAAGTAGTCTGATCCTTGAAAGGGTATGATGGGACCCAGATTATCAGACTTTATTGTGAAGTTCAGTTCAgacccaaagccattcacaaacCTACAACATATGTTTGCTGTTAATAAATTTGAATAGGCAGTTCATTTTTGACAAGTCTTATCCAAtacaatttaaaagaatattttttGATCACAAATCCAGTCTTTactaggtatatttgtagcaatagccaaaaattcactatatgggtcaaaatgctcgatttttcttttatgccaaatcattaggatattaagcaaagatcatgttccatgaagatatttactacatttcctgccgtaaatatctcaaaacgtaatttttcatttgtaatatgcattgctaagaagtacatttggacaactttaaagacgattttcttaggtacttgatttttttgttattttattattttcaaaaagttgtatatCGGCCAAAAATTGTccttcctaacaaaccatacatcaaaaacatgactggttttgtggtccagggtcacaattcagAAATCCGCTAACCTGATTGCATTCAAGCCTTGACTCGGTTTCTGAGTTATGTCCTCGAGCTGTAAACCAAACGATTGTAAACATGTAAACATCACATTAATGTTactaaaaaaacaacacatttatttaagatgtttaATTAAATACCAAAATCTAAAAAAAGATGTAGCACTTACAGTCAGTAGCATTCCAGCAGCATTTATTGTAACCGTGTGTCTTGTTGCCTTTTTGAAAGTAGCTGAAGCATTTTTACCTCCAACAGAGATTGTAATATTCTGAGTGTCAAGTGTTATATATCCATCAGAGGACTGAGGGAACACAACAACATAAAAGAATTTGTAAGATGGTTATGTACAGTTTACAAACAGCTCTATAGTTCTAAGCACATGTGTATATTGTTTTCTCAAATACACACATTTTTTATGTCCCAGGGACTGATTTTTATGAAAATTAACAGATTTCAAGTTTTCTTTTCAACATCACTACTTTTCTTTTCAGCACTACTGTTAAAAGGTTTAGGGACAGTTagaattttttaaaagaagtctcctTTGCTAACCAAGACtgcattttttcattaaaaatacaataaaaccatAACAATgtggcaaagctgatttttttctgaattctctTGATATGATATTCAACATCCaagctgttcatgtctttcttcagttaaatagaaattaaggcttttgaggaaaactttttttcatatagtggacttcaatgggagccaacggattgaaggtccaaattgcagtttcagccaaggaataagggtcttatctagtgaaatgatttgtcattttctaaatatatatatatatatatatttgtgttccctataatttggaccttcagtccgttggctcccattgaagtccactatatgaaaaaaagttttcatcaaaagccttaatttctatttaactgaagaaagaaagacatgaacagcttGGATGTTGAATATCACAGAaagtgtggttaaaaagtatagaaatgtgtaatttgttttagaaaatgacagatcatttggACAAGTTGTtgatcaccattgaagtccactatatcgagaaaaatcctggaatcctgtaatgttttcctcaaaaatgaacatcttagatgacataggGGTAAGTAAATTTTCAAGAAATTTGAATAGGTTCTTTGCACATGACATTGTTGCTGTGGCGCGAAATGCAGCTGAGGGGCAGGTAGTGATTTTTTCTCCataggaatcactagcagaaactcAAAATGCCTATGTTTTGCGTTGTTTATGGATGCTCAAATCAGTCAAACTGATAAACTACAAGGAGGCTTTATTATGTATGAAAAATGTGCTGTTTAAGAGGGGGGGAAAGacaagaaattgactgaaaagAAATTGGCTTGTAAACCTCTGTCTGCGGTCAGGAGGAGAGTCGGATAATGtttgtgtgtgcaaatggttaaaggtgccatagaatgaaaaacagtatttaccttggcatagttgaataataacagttaatggacatgacataccatgagtctcaaacacatcgtttcctcctttttatataaatctggtgtttgcaaaagacaacTGAAACGATGGTGgacgatggtgaatgatttacagatcctgagcatcgctaacaagcatctgaacttgtaaaatatgtggcaagtactgccgctgtattgtaacgttacacagagcatgtgcgatCACAAAAGTGATCGTGCATTTAAAACAGTGGtttcaatatatattttcctccatgtgtgagctactgaaatgagccgctctgtgaaacagccaatcagagcagagctcatcattattatgcatgaaccttccaaataaggtaataacagaccatagAGACAAATCCtaaggttgtaaatggacttgtaaaaccatttcttgagaatttttgccctttcctatgccatataccttctatgtagatatcagagaacaatttaatatattgtataaatgcattctatagcACCTTTAAGAAAAGATGTAATAATATGTTATAGagatattaataaagaaataaataaatcgaTAAAGGGTGAGACAATGAGAATTCACTCATTGCTAAACACCACACATAGACACAATGTAAgatgttatattttaattttcgAGAGCTTCCCACATTTATATGAAGGATAAAGGATATACGTCACTCCTGAAACTACTGCTGTACGGGGTTTTTGGCTATTGGTCCTTAAAGCGAGCAAATATCGCTTGCGTATTCACTAAAAAGCTTTCACTGACTTCAATTTCTCACAGTCTCGCAAGGTTCTGTTGTAATCAACTGCAACTACAATATCTTATTAACACTGTGTCTACATGTGGCATTTAGCATTGAGTGAATTCTCATTGTCTCACCCTGTATCTATTTACATATTTCTTTAGATCTTAAAATTGTTGTATCTTTTATTAACCGATcgcacacacaagcattatccgACTCTACTGACCGCAGAGGCAGGTTTACATGTCACTTTTCCCTGCGTTTTTAGGCAATTTCTTGCATTTCCTCCATATGAACAGCAAATGTTCATACACGATACAAAATGAAATTTCTTGGTTTGACCAATTTCCATAAACAACTCAAAACATAGGCATTTTGAGTTTCTGCTAGTAATTCCTATAGAGAAAACTCACTTCCTGCACTCCAGCTGCATTTTGCGCGTCATCAGATTCACATGATTGCAAACAACCCATTCtgaagtgaacaaatcctttaaaagACACCTAATAACCCAtttgttactttattttaattcttaTAATTTTAAACCCAACTCTTTTAAAAACTGTTTGGTTAAGTTTGATGCGCCTTACATCAAAATGTGCGAACTTACATTAAAACCAGAAACGGTAAATGGTTCTTGCCCCTCCACTATAACAGGCACTGATGTGTTCGCCAAGTTCAGGAACTTGACCTGGGTTTGAGAGCTTGATGGGAAGTCTGGCATTGTTCTCTGTTGAATTACAAGACAGGCATGTCAGAAATTTTccaatttttttcttattttctatgctgagaatgtacagtatattaaatgCATTGTGATAAGGGTATAAATCAAGGCATCTGCTAGACTGCAAGATCTGTTACTCACGTCAATTTGAATCTGCAAAAGAGCAGCAGCCACAAATGCTAACGCGGCCAGCAGCATACCAACAGTAATCTTCCGCAGGGGCCTGAAAATCATGGCACACACAAAATGAcacattcaaataatattttgtgaCTCATAACCACAACTCAATAAAGTTATCCAGCACTTACGTGAAGTTAATATGGCACTTCTTGATAAGTGGATACACTACAGAGTCCATGATCGGCACCATTAACACAATCAGTATGGGGTTCACAATCTGCAGCAGAACACAAATAATGAGTACAAATGCACTGTGTGTGCACTAGAATGTACAATATCATTTCATATCCTGTTAATCATAGTATAGACACAAAACAAACTGTGTCGCATAAATCAGTCTCACCTGCATCTGATCTGGCTGAATTATAAACGCTCCCTatgatgaaagaaagaaagaaagaaagaatgaatatACCATATAAAATATGACACCATAACTCTACTGATAtaaagtcaaaccaaaatttattcagacaccttcaacatttctcacatgattactgtttatttgctatagtttagacaATGGTAATAAATTATGAcgagaactcaagagttaaactgtcagaacaaacaCATCTTGATAAAAGGGTTTATAACAAAATATGGTCctgtcaaagtgtcaaatcaaatttcaTGATCCCAGATTTTTTGGgtatataatatgtcacagtttactttatttggctatcctcacttacataagtgaactatagtgtcctgcaccacCTGGTAAaaaaatagtctaaatatttttgggtttgactgtatgtgcattttgtagttttctttaataaaaagttaaaatgcatgttttttcctacTTACAAAGTTACCATCCATTGTGGTGGCTTGAAGAGTCCAACGGGAGCCCTGGAAAGACAACAAAACTCTCAGATGAGTGTTTGTGCAAGAATGCATACTTGATTATGGTATTTGTAGCTTTAGTGTGTTTTGACACTGACCTGCTGGTCAAATAAAGCCCAGAACATTGGCAGAGGGATATAGAGGAACAGAACCTTCAACACCATCTTCACCTGAGCAATCAGGAGTTTCTGTAAAAAGACAGAATGTCTGTGTGAACACCCTACAGCACTGAAGAGTTAACTGGTGCATGTTTTTGGATATATAAAACACTTAATTGCAATGGTTTATGTAACATACATCATATTTCTCTTCGGCCCAGTCCATCCAGTGCGCTCTCTTGGGGTATTGCTTACTGCGGTGATTGAAACGGTTCTTAACTGCAAACTGTGGAAGAGAAAAGTCAGCAATCAAGCAATTAGACTTTTCCACATGACTTGATGTTACCAAAACAATTACATATGAACCATTAATAAGTGTTAAGgagtgaccctgaaccacaaaaccagccataagtgtCAATTCTTGTGTGAAATTCACATAAAAGCTCAATGAATACAttttccattgttgtatggtttgttagtataggacaatatttggccaagatacaactattgaaaatatatgaaaatctggaatctgagggaaaatcaataaagtggtccaaatgaaaaTTTTAgcaactaatcaaaaatttagttttgatatatttacggtagtaaaatttacaaagtatcttcatggaatatgatctttactgaatatcctaatgatttttggcataaaagaaaaatcaatcattttgacccatacaacgtgtttttggctattgctacaaatatacctgtgctgcttcagactggttttgtggtccaggctcacatttcAGACTGTGTTATGCATTTTTTGGTTATCATACTCTACATATTTTAGACTTTTAAGTTTTAAAATCTCTCATTGACCTAATGTTTGGCATTCACCATGGGCAGTGATGTCTTTATAATATTGCATACTAAATTTTGATTGTTTATCAAACATGCAAGTCTTTTAATGGAAAGTGAACTGTAATTTCCAAACACGTAACACAATTTCTTAAAGAAAACATAAGGGCGTCTGTGTTCTTACACCAATGCACTTCATGACAAGCAAAAGGATGTTGCCTTTGGGGGATTCCATGAGGTACATTTTGTGGCCTGCGATGAACACAACTGCAGAAAGAAGAATAACCTCAGTCGATCACGGCTGCCATCGAGTGGTCATAAAAAGTATTGCAcatgtcaaaaaaaataaaattagactAAAACTGCTGTAACTTACCGAGGGCAACCGCCATGAGAGCTGCAGGGACGCCAAAAGCCAGTGGGAAACAACTGCTCTGTGCGTAGATACCACACTCTTGAGCTTAAGAACATAACGAATACACAGAAAGACAAGACAGATTGTTCATAAGCATATTTACCAATCACATATTTGCCAACAAATGTAAAAGATGCTATTCGCATTCACAAAATACACACCTCTCAGGATGGGTGTGATAAGAGTGGAAAGAAGACTGCCACCATTAATGGATAGATAAAATATGGAAAAGAAAGTACTTCTTTGTttttcctgaaataaaatacaaataattattaatatcatTTACCTCAGAAGTTTCTACTGGCTGAAAACATGCAAGcgtatgtgaaaaaaaaagttacaatatgAGGAATGCCGACATTACCCTAATAGATACATCAGCATTCCTTATATAGTAACATTTGGTCTAAAATATGTCACAGCTTTTTTCTAACTTTGACCGTTGGCCCTTAGACTTTATATCCTTGTGACAAGGGTGGAGGGGGCGTAGGAGCCTACAAATCACTTAAGTATCTCTATTTGTCAATCTCTAACATTCAATATCAGAGACTTAACCTTGAGCTGATAACAGCACAAGAATGTGCTGCTGTGCTTGAATTCAGTTCATCCTCTTTAAAAGGCTGTGTTTATCTGTcaaacttgtgtgtgtgtgtgtgtgtgtgtgtgtgtgtgtgtgtgtgtgtgtgtgtgtgtgtgtgtacctggtatttattacattatggggaccaaatgtcttcacaaggatagtaataccagtaaattttgaccttgtggggacatttcttaggtccccatgaggaaacaggcttataaatcatgcacaatgagttttttgaggaagtaaaagtgtgcacaatctcctgtgagagctatgtttaggtgtagggtaggtgtacggcaatagaaaatatggtttgtacagtatgaaaaccattacgcctatagaatgtccccataaaacatgtaaacacaacattacgtgtgtgtgtgtgtgtgtgtgtgtgtgtgtgtgtgtaagagtccACATACCTGATGGTCTTCAAACTGATCTCCTCCAAACGCTGCCACACAGGGTTTAATACCTCCAGTTCCCAAGGCAATGAGGCTGAGTCCCACCATGGACAGGGCACTAAAATAAAAGAGACGAAATTCAAATTCACACCAAATAATGTGAACATGCATGTTTTATGTAGGACCTAATAAAGCACATGCTACTTTTCAGTgttagggaaagttacttttaaaagtaatgcattacaatactgcataacccacacacacacaaaaaagtaactaattacgtttttagggaaagtaatgcattatgttactttttcattactttttaaatctgggcagggcttgcttgtttgtttttaatataaaaagttctgttCTTGGCAAACATTAAAGCCTTTTTCCATGAAATGTAAAATAAGTAAGACTCAGGACAGGAGACTTGTCAGTCAGTAAAtgagaaaacaaagtaactggtgttacttatatGAAAAAGTAACTCTAAATTGAAAAGTTACTTTACTACTTGCTTGACAAAGGTAATCTAATTACATAATTTGCGTTTACATGCAATGCGTTACCCCTAATATTGCTACTTTTTTAAAACTCATTAGGTTATGTGGCTATGTAcgataatatataatataacgaTAAAGCATATCCCAAGCGGTAACTCACATATGGAAGGCCTTGTTGTCAGGTTTACCGTCTCTGTCGTTATCTGTGATGTCGTGGATGGCACTGATAGCCAAGATCACCTGGCCGATGGTGTATACTATAGACAGATACACGATAGTCCTGCGAAAAGTGGAGAATGAAGGTCATGTTTATATACATATTAATTCTAGCAGAAATATATTCAGTCTTCTGACTGCGTACTACGTATAAGTTTATAAAATGTTGTCCGGTGACCGCCAGAAGGACACAAGAGGTTGCTATAGGGATTCAAGTAAATGTTTAaggaataaacaatgaaaataaatggaAATAGAATTTTTAATACCACAcctattattaattaaatattattttacctcaaaacattttttttttttttaaatatacactatCATTTAAAAGTTTTGGAACAAAGTGGCTTATGTTCAGTTATTATTCGAAAatgtatttacaatttaaaagaactgttttctattttaatatatttttaaatgtaatttaggcCTGTGatgtcaaaactgaatttttaacaGCGATTACtccctccagtcttcagtgtcacatgatctattaatatgctgattttgctcTGCCAGACCTGGTACATActgtatgtaaccctggaccacaaaaccagtcctaagtgtaaatttgtcaaaattgagattatctgcgtcatctaaaagctgagtaaataagctttccgttgatatATTGTtagttaaaataggacaatgtttatctgagatacaactatttgaaaacctggaatctgagggtgcaaaaaaactaaatattaagaaaatcgccttaaaagttgtccagatgaagttcttagcaatgcctattactaatcaaaaatcaagtttttatatatttatggtagaaaatttacaaaatatcttcatggaacatgatctttacttaatatgctaatgatttttggcataaaagaaaaatcgataattttgacccaaacaatgtatttttggctattgctacaaatctacctgtgctacttaagactggttttgtggtccagggtcacatattatttacacaatagcaataaattattcagaATTTATTGATTCTTCCTAACTCCTCTTTTCATCTTttagattttcatttttaaaatagctTACCACTTATACATTCAGAAGGTTTTCAAGTTTTGTGGACTTTCACACAAAAACCAGTCATTAGTCAGGCGGTTGACAAAAATAATTTCAGGTTTAATAAGTGTTTTAACATTGCATCAATTACTGATGaactcattcatttttatttgaagtaTCACTGTAGGTTCTTTGCCTTTCAAACCCATTAAACTGTTCATTGGTTCTCTGACattggttatggtcacatgacatgcaggtaaacaataaattatattttttttctagtaCGGTttgattttgattgattttaaagTGATCTATTTCAaatttgctttgttttttatgatttaatttattattagcttttcattaaactcataaaccccctGCAGTACCTTCACGaacaccagtttgggaaaccttgacgtATAATAAAATAATGCACTTTATGTTATTAATAACAAGGAATGGAATTTATTATCTTATTCTTTGTATTTTTGTGCCATTATGGTACAAGAAataatcctatttaaatcaatgtgataaacgagttaggtcaaaagtaatctaaaagtaatccaaaagtaatctaTATTACCTAaattgtgtaatgtaatggagTACGTTaataactacaatttttgtcatgtaatttggaatcagcaACACATTACAtgtgtaagtaatctacccagctctgtgcTGCATAGTATTTATGTGAAAATTATGCTTTCCTTTTTTGGATCGATAATGTAACTgtatttctagcactatttttccAAGCCCTAAAACTCACTTGAACTTGCCCAGCCATGAGTCT from Garra rufa chromosome 12, GarRuf1.0, whole genome shotgun sequence harbors:
- the slc15a1b gene encoding solute carrier family 15 member 1b codes for the protein MTDKEEKKANKTKSRPSVLGYPISIFFIVVNEFCERFSYYGMKAVLVLYFTYFIGWDDDLATTIYHTFVALCYLTPILGAIIADSWLGKFKTIVYLSIVYTIGQVILAISAIHDITDNDRDGKPDNKAFHIALSMVGLSLIALGTGGIKPCVAAFGGDQFEDHQEKQRSTFFSIFYLSINGGSLLSTLITPILRAQECGIYAQSSCFPLAFGVPAALMAVALVVFIAGHKMYLMESPKGNILLLVMKCIGFAVKNRFNHRSKQYPKRAHWMDWAEEKYDKLLIAQVKMVLKVLFLYIPLPMFWALFDQQGSRWTLQATTMDGNFGAFIIQPDQMQIVNPILIVLMVPIMDSVVYPLIKKCHINFTPLRKITVGMLLAALAFVAAALLQIQIDRTMPDFPSSSQTQVKFLNLANTSVPVIVEGQEPFTVSGFNSSDGYITLDTQNITISVGGKNASATFKKATRHTVTINAAGMLLTLEDITQKPSQGLNAIRFVNGFGSELNFTIKSDNLGPIIPFQGSDYFNVSHGKANFTIVDIGGQKCHFIMEQLGFGSSYTVLIPSTFKFGESCAENIIAIQDFGPNSVHIAWQVIQYFILTCGEVVFSVTGLDFSYSQAPSNMKAVLQAGWLFNVAVGNIIVLIVAEAGSLPHQWAEYILFASLLVAVSIIFAFMAYFYTYMNPAEIEAQFLDLKPEDKKKKEHEMMTKDNLAYLNNETSKDIKQTKI